The Sphingopyxis fribergensis DNA segment TATCCGCCGTTACGCCGCCGACCGCCGCGTTGCGCCGCCCGAGATCAGTTCGGAGGCGATGGCGGCGCTCCAGGCGCATGAGTGGCCGGGCAACGTCCGCGAATTGCGCAATGTGATCGAACGCGTGATGATCCTGGCGCCGAGCGACCGCCTGGCGCGGATCGACGCCGACATGCTCCCCGCCGAACTGGTGCGCGGTGGGGCCGACATATTGCCCAATTCGGAATCGATCACCGCAATCCCGCTCAAGGAAGCGCGCGAGAATTTCGAGCGCGAATATCTGCGTATCCAGATCAACCGCTTTTCGGGCAATATCTCGCGCACCGCGACCTTCATCGGCATGGAACGCTCGGCGCTGCACCGCAAACTGAAACTTTTGGGCCTTACCGAGAGTTCGGACGGCGAGGGATAGCGGCTTTGCGCTAGACCTTCGGCGACCTTTGCCGCATATTGGGCACGCAAAGAAGGTCTTAAAGCCGGAAAACCGGCTCCATACCCGCGGTTCTACCGCCAAAAACAGGAGGCAAATGTGTCCGATAAAAACCAGAATCTCCAGGATATTTTCCTCAACGCCCTTCGTAAGAGCAAGACGCCGGTGACCATGTTCCTGGTCAAGGGTGTAAAGCTGCAGGGTATCATCACTTGGTTCGACAATTTCTCGCTGCTGCTCCGCCGCGACGGTCAGTCGCAGCTGGTCTACAAGCATGCGATCTCGACCGTTATGCCGTCACACGATTTCGATCTGGCGCTACTCGGCGACAATCTCCGCGACGCACCAGCGAGCAAAGGCAAG contains these protein-coding regions:
- the hfq gene encoding RNA chaperone Hfq, with translation MSDKNQNLQDIFLNALRKSKTPVTMFLVKGVKLQGIITWFDNFSLLLRRDGQSQLVYKHAISTVMPSHDFDLALLGDNLRDAPASKGKALQDVFLNAVRKSDESVTMFLVNGVMLQGDIVAFDLFCMLLERERQVQLVYKHAISTVQPNGPINLTDSEPDAEADNA